The nucleotide sequence GAAGTGCACGACCACCGAAAGCACGCCGATGGCATGCACGTGCGATTCCTTCGCTTCGAGCCGCATCATGTACGGGTACATCAGCAGATAGCTGCTTTTGCACATGAACATCACGAGCGAGAGCACCCAGAAGAGCGCTACCGTCTGCGCGAAATAGCTGGCCACCGCAAGCACGCCCGCGGCGCACTGCGTGTAGATGAGCAGATGCATGGCGTCGAGCCGCTTCGCGATGCGCGCCCAGAGCGGCAGTGTGAGCATCACGACGATCGAGATGAACGCCACGTAAGCGCCTGCATGCACGGGACTCGTCACGCCATAGCGCGCCGCGAAGAACTGCGGGTAGAACGGAATCAGAATCGCGTCACTGACGACGGCGAAGGTCGTCATCAGGATGATCGTGCTGCGCAGCTTCATTGCGCCTCCAGCGGCGTTTTCACGAACGCTTCGGTGTCGGGCACCGAGAAGTCCTGCAGCGCGATGCGCCGCTCGATCTTGTAGTGTTCGACGCCCGTCAGCTCGCGCAGAATGCAGGAGTTGCGATAGCAGCTCATGCCAAGGTCGGGGTTGGTCAGGCCGTGGCTGTAGAGCCCCGCGTTCTGCACAAAGATCTCGCGCCCGCTCACGTCGATCGCATAGTTGCGCGAAAGGCGGTAACGCCCCTTGTCGTCCCAGCGGATGCGAGCGCGAATGCCGTCGATGAAGCCGGGCACGTTCTGCCCATAGCCGGTCGCGAAGATCGCGCCATCGGTGACATGGGTGTATTGCACGCCCTCGTCGCGCTGCACGAAGCGCAGGTGAAAGCGGTCGTCGATATGGTCGTGATAACAGGCGCTCAACTCGGAATTGGTGATGAGACGCGCGCTATTGCTGCCGCGGCTGCGCCGGTCGTCGAGCAGGTCGTAAATCTGGTTGATGAGCGAGGCGTTGACGCCTTTGTAGAGACTGTCCTGCTTGGCGATGATGTTTTCGCGCACGCCGTCCGGCAGGTTGTAGAAGTAGTCGATGTAGTCGGGCGAGATCATTTCCAGCGTGAGCTTGGTGTTCTCCATCTGGAAGAAACGTGGCGAGCGCGTGATCCACGTGAGCCTGTAGGCGTGCTCGTCGCTCTCCTTGAGCAGGTCGTAGAAGATCTCGGCCGCGCTCTGGCCGCTGCCGATGACGGCAATCGAGCGCTTTTGCTGCAGCTCGGTCTTACGCGCGACGTAATGCGCGCTATGGATGCAACGCTCGCGCAACTCGCCGCAGCACGGCGGCAACTGCGGCACGGAGCCCACGCCGATCACGAGGCGCAAGGCGCGATGCGTGAACGGCTGGCCGGTGCGCACGTGGCGCCCGCTCACCACGTAATGGCCTTGTTGCGCGTCGTACTGAACGTGCTCCACATTCGAGCCGAACGCGATGCTCGAAAGCTGGCTGATGGCCCATTTGCAGTAGCGGTTATATTCGGCGCGGCTCAGATAAAAACGCTCGCGAATGTAATACGCATAGAGCTTGCCTTCCTGCTTGCAGTAATTGAGGAAGCTGAACTTGCTTTTGGGGTCCGCGAGACTCACGAGGTCGGCGAGAAATGGATTTTGCAGCGTGGTGTCGTCGATCAGCATGCCCGGGTGCCAGTCGAAATCCTCGTTGCGTTCGAGGAACAGGCCGCGCAGATCGCGGATCGGTTCGGCCAGGCACGCGAGGCTCAGGTTGAACGGCCCGAGGCCAATCGCCACGAAGTCGAGCACGGGCGAGCGCGGGCCTGGATCGACGTTAGTTATACTAATGATTGAACTTTCACCTGATGCGGAAAGGACCATGTCGAGTTACCTCATCGAAGGAGGAAGACGGCGAGAAGGTTCACGAGACGCAACCGCGCAACCGTTTGCGCGGGCGAGTGACGTTTCGATGCGAATGAGAGTGATTCGCGTTTGAGGATCATAGAAAAGTCGCCGCGCAATGGCAAGAGCAAAACGCACTCGATCAGGATGCCAAACTATCGCGCCTGCCCAATACGCATCAAGGCTGGCATGTGCGATGGGCGGCAAAGTCCGGCTGCACCGGGGCGCGAGCGGAATCGGCTACGGCAGGGAAATAGTGGGGTTCGCAGCCGCAGCGCCCCATTTTTGGCGTCAAATCATCTGACAAAAACCCTCTGCACGGCAGGGGTTAGATGCGCGCGGGGAACATTTCGGCTCTAATCGCGCGCGATTCGCGTGTGCGGGGGCAGGGCGTTGGGCAATCGTGACGCGATGATCCCAAACGTCCGCTTGCGCTACGCTATCAATCAGGTTTGCGCGGTGGCGGGCTATGTCGCGCCAGGAACCGGTCGAGCTGGCCGGCAAACGCTTTGCTGTCACGCGCGCTGAACGGTGCCGGACCGCCCGTTTCGATGCCTGCATTGCGCAGTTGATCCATCACGTCGCGCATCGTCAGCCGTTCCTGAATATTTTCGCGCGTGAACCAGTTGCCGCGCGGATCGAGCGCCTGCGCGCTTTTGTCGAGCACGGCGGCGGCAAGCGGAATGTCGGCAGTGATCACGAGGTCGCCCGGCTCGACCAGTTCGACAATGCGGGCATCGGCCACGTCGAATCCCGCCGGCACCTGAATCGACTTGATGAAGGGCGACGGCGGTGTGCGCAGATATTGGTTAGCAACCAGCGTCACCTGGACTTCGGCTCGCCGCGCGGCGCGAAACAGCATGTCCTTGATGACGGCGGGGCAGGCGTCAGCGTCGACCAGCACTTGCATGTAGGTATTCCCGGCACAGTAAAGCGCGATCATATCGCACTCGTATCGCACTGCTGGCGATGCGCCGCGCGTCGCCCGACGTTTCCCGTTGCTCCGTTTCGCGGCAAGACATACGAGCTGTCACACAAGGGCCGTCGCAGGGATTCGACGATTGCTGCTGTTTCCGTGCGCTACGCTTCCCGGCCGCCGCCGCAAGCAGGCGGCCGCCGGGCGCGCTTCAAGCCAACGCTTTGGCGTGAAATGCCATATGTTCGCCGATAAAGCTGGCGATGAAGTAATAACTGTGGTCGTAGCCTTCGCGAACGTTGAGATGCAGCGGGTGTCCTGCGTGTTCGCAGGCCGCCTGCAGCAGTTCCGGCCGTAACTGCGTGCTCAGGAATTCGTCGCCGCCGCCTTGCTCCACGAGTAGCGGCAACTTTTCGCTCGCATTGCCGACCAGTTCCACGGCGTCATACTGCTTCCACGTTTCGCGGTCATCGCCAAGGTAGGCGGCGAGCGCCTTTTCTCCCCACGGCACCTGGCTCGGCGCCACGATCGGCGAGAACGCGGATACGCTGCGATAACGGCCCGGATTGCGCAGCGCAACGACCAGCGCGCCATGCCCGCCCATCGAATGCCCGCTGATCGCTCGCGCGTCACTCGCGGCAAACCCGGCCTCGACAACGGCCGGCAATTCGGAGACCACGTAGTCGTACATGCGGAAGTGCTTTGCCCACGGTTCGCGCGTGGCGTTCACGTAGAAGCCTGCACCCTGGCCGAGATCGTAGTCGGGCGAATCGGGCACATCGCCGCCGCGCGGACTGGTGTCCGGCGCGACGACGATGATCCCGTGTTCCGCCGCGTAGCGTTGCACGCCTGCCTTGGTGATGAAGTTCTGCTCGGTGCAGGTCAGGCCCGAAAGCCAGTACAACACGGGGCATTTCTGCCCACGCAACGCGGCCTCGGGCAGATAGACGCCGAACTTCATTTCGCCGCCAACGGTGGAAGAGGCGTGCTTCCAGACCTCCTGGCTGCCGCCGTGGCTGACGTGTTTCTCAATGCGCTGCATAAGCGGTCAGGCCTCCCGGTAAGTGCCCTTGGCCTTGGCGGCCTGGGCGGAGAGAAGATCCATCAGCGCGGGACTCAGGCAGTCGTACGGCTCAAGGCCCTTGTCGCGCAGCGTTTGGCGCACGTCGGCCATGGCCGAAGGCGGCGTGCCGCTCTCGATGATCGAGGAGACGAAGGCCGCGAAGCCGGGGCCGTCCCAGCCGGCGTCCTTCGAAAGCTCCGTGTGAATGAAGTCGAGGCCGTAGAACGCGTGGTCCTTCTTCTCGATGCGGCCATACAGATGCGTGCCGCAGGCGGTGCAGGCATGGCGCAGGATCGTGGCCTTGTCGTCCACGACCTTCAGCTTTTCCCCATGCGCCGTGACCGTCACCTTGTCGCGCGGCACGACACCCACCACAGAAAACAGCGCCCCTGCGGGCTTCCAGCACTGGGTGCATCCGCAGGCATGGTTGAACAAGACCTGCGAGTCGATGCGCACTTCGACGGGGTCTTGCGCGCACTGGCAGCGCAGCGTGCCGCCGGCGAAGTTCTCGGCACCTTTCTGAATGCCGCGATCAACCGTGGGGTGAATGGCTGAGGCCATGGTCTCTCTCCTTCCTTGCGTGTCAGTAATGAACGACGGTCCGGATCGATTTGCCTTCGTGCATCAAGTCGAAGGCTTCGTTGATGCCCGAAAGCGGCTTCGTGTGGGTGACGAACGGCGCGAGCTGGATCTTGCCCGCCATCGCGTCTTCGACCATGCCCGGCAATTGCGAGCGGCCCTTCACGCCGCCGAATGCCGTGCCCAGCCAGCGGCGGCCCGTCACGAGCTGGAACGGGCGCGTGGAGATTTCCTGACCCGCGCCGGCCACGCCGATGACGACCGACTGGCCCCAGCCGCGGTGCGCGCATTCGAGCGCCGCACGCATGACGTTGACGTTGCCGATGCATTCGAAGCTGTGATCCACGCCCCAGCCCGTCATGTCGACGATCACCTGCTGAATGGGCTTTTCGTGATCCTTGGGGTTCACGCAATCGGTGGCGCCAAAGGCGCGCGCCAGATCGAATTTGCCCGGATTGGTGTCGACGGCGATGATGCGGCCGGCCTTGGCGAGCTTCGCGCCCTGAATGACGGCGAGGCCGATACCACCAAGACCGAATACGGCGACGGTATCGCCTTCCTGCACCTTGGCGGTGTTCTTCACCGCGCCAAGACCCGTGGTCACGCCGCAGCCCAGCAGGCACACCTGCTCGGGATTGGCTTGCGGATTGATCTTCGCGAGCGATACTTCGGCCACCACGGTGTACTCGCTGAACGTGGAGCAGCCCATGTAATGGTAGAGGGGCTGGCCGTTGTAGCTGAAGCGGGACGTGCCGTCGGGCATCACGCCCTTACCCTGGGTCGCGCGCACGGACACGCACAGATTGGTCTTGCCGCTCTTGCAGAAGAGGCACTCGCCGCATTCGGCGGTATAGAGGGGGATCACGTGATCGCCGGGCTTCACGCTGGTCACGCCTTCGCCCACTTCCACGACGATTCCGGCGCCCTCGTGGCCGAGCACGACGGGGAAGAGGCCTTCGGGGTCGTCGCCCGAGAGCGTGAAGGCGTCAGTGTGACAAACGCCGGTGTGCGTGATCTTGACCAGCACCTCGCCCTTGCGGGGCGGTTCGACGTCGATCTCGACGATCTCGAGGGGCTTGCCCGGCGCAAACGCTACTGCAGCACGCGATTTCATAGTAGTCCTGTAAAAAAAGGGGTTCGGCCAAATCGAGGCGGGAAATCCCGCGGTGAGCTAGCGTAGATAGGTTCGAACGAGGGTCACGACATCATCGATCGTTCCTGGGGACTCCGCTGATCCCGCAAGGTGGGTGAACTCTTCGCGCAAGTGGCTTTCGAGCACACCGGCCATCACGCCGTTGATCGCGCCGCGAATCGCCGCCAGTTGCTGGAGCACCGGCGCGCAGTCGGCGCCTTCCTCCAGCGCGCGCTCCAGCGCGTCCAGTTGGCCGCGAACCTTGCGCACGCGCGTCAGCACGCGCTTCTTTTCTTCGGGGGAATGAGGCATGACAGCATCGATATTATGGATACTGTGGGGCAGTATAGGGCAATACTGCCGGGGAGTATACGTCCGCATCGATTTTGCTAACGTAATGCCTGGTGAATATCGGGGCTGTTGCTCAGGGCATGCGGCGCATAATGGGTCCATGCTGGTCCCTGGCCGCGACGAGGTTGTATGCGCTGCACAAACTGCGGATTCGAGAATCTCAATGAGCGATGCGTGAACGATCGGTGACGGACGTGGATGAGCGTACCGACCGAGGAGGCGACTCATGGCGACGATGCGAACAAGGAGCCAGAAAAAAGACCACGACCCCGCGGCGCCCAGGCAGATCGCGCTGGCGTTGCAGGGCGGCGGGATGCACGGCGCGTTCACATGGGGCGTGATCGACCGCCTGCTCGAAGATGAAAGGCTGACGATAGAAGGCGTGAGCGCGACCAGCGCCGGCGCAATGAACGGCGCGGTGCTTGCGTACGGGCTGTTGAAGGGGGGCGTGGGCGGTGCACGCCAGGCGTTGCACGACTTCTGGGAGGCGGTGGCCGAGTCGGCCGAGCGCAACAACCCGCTGCGCTGGATTCCGTGGCTCAAGGGCTCGCACAGCTTTGGGCTCGATCATTCGCCGCTCTATGCGGTTGCCGACATCATGCTGCGCGTGTTCTCGCCTTACCAGTTCAATCCGGGCAACGTGAACCCGCTGCGCCAGGTGCTCGAAAGCCAGGTTGACTTTGCCGCGCTGCGCAAGGCGTGCCCCATTCTGCTGTACCTGTGCGCAACCAACGTGGAGACGGGCAAGATACGCCTCTTCACGGGTGAGGATATTTGCGCGGACGCCGTGCTCGCCTCCGCATGCGTGCCGACTCTGTTCCATGCCGTCACGATCGCGGGCGAGCACTACTGGGACGGCGGCTATATGGGCAACCCGGCCATTTATCCGCTGATCTACCACTGCAAGACGCGCGACGTGGTGATCGTCCACATCAATCCGCTCGTGCGGCCAGGCGTCCCGGTCACGGCGGCGGACATTCTGAACCGCATCAACGAGATCAGTTTCAACTCGTCGCTCATGCGCGAAATGCGCGCAATTGCCTTCGTCACGGAGTTGATCCAGCAAGGCAAACTCGCTCAGGAGGAGATGAAGGAAATGCTGATCCATTCGATCCGCTCCGACGCCGCCATGTGCGCGCTCAGCGTGTCGAGCAAGTACAACGCGGATTGGGATTTTCTGTGCAAACTGCGCGACAACGGCCGCAAGGAAGCCGATGCCTGGCTCACGCAGCATTATGCGGATATCGGTCGGCGTTCGAGCATCGACATTCGCGAAGAATTTCTCTGAAAAATTTCACTGAAAATCGCGCAATGCGCAAAGGAGCAGAGGTGAACCGCACGCAGGGGCGCTTCGTCGAGTTATGGTTGCGCAGCGGGGGAGCGAACGCCGAGGCCGTCTATGCCGATCTCGCGCGTCGCTATGGCGAACCGGGGCGGCACTATCACACGTTGCACCACGTGCGCCGCTGCCTGCGCGATTTCGATCAGGCGCGCGAAGTCATTGCGCAGGGCGATCTCGTGGAGCTTGCGCTGTGGTGCCACGATGTGATCTATGTTCCAGGCGCCAGGGATAATGAGCAGCGCAGTGCGGAGTGGTTGCGGCGCTGCGCAGGCGATCGTATTGCAACATGCGAGCGCATTTGCGAAGCGATTCTCGCGACCCGGCATACCGGCGTTCCCGATGAACTGGATGTGCGCTTCGTATGCGACATCGATCTCGCTTCACTCGGCGCGCCGCGCCGCCAGTTTCGTGATAACGGCGTGCGCCTGAGAGCCGAGCGCCCGGACCTCGACGACCGTGCGTATGCCATGCACGAGCAAAAGTTGCTGCAAGGTCTCCTCGCGCGGCCGCGCATCTACCTGACCGATTACTTTCATTCACATTGCGAGGCGGCGGCACGCGCCAATCTCGCGTGGCGGCTCGCACGGCCGATGCCGGGCGCTGCCCCATGAGCCCGGGTATGCAAATCCATGGTTTGCTCAGGCAAGTGCTGGAAGACGTCATGTCGGTCATGGACGACGTGACGCTTCCCGGCGCGTATCACGCCGCGTTTCTCGACAAGACCAACGAGATGCTGCGCGCGCTCGAAATGCGCCATGCACAAGAGGAGGAGTAATTACCTGAGTTCGTTGTCGGCTGGCAGGTCCCGGCTGACGATTTCTGGTGTTTCGCTGAACACGATACGAACTATCGAACCCGGCCCGTCCCGGCTTTCGATACGAAACTGCGCGCCGATCATCCGTGCGCGCTCCCGCATGCCCTGTAGCCCATACGAATTACCACGGATCGCTTTCGCGACATCGAATCCGCTGCCATCGTCATGGACCTCGAGTTCGAAATGATCGTGGATGCGACGCAGGACGACCTGGGCATGCGAGGCCTGCGCGTGCCGGCTGACGTTGGTGAGCGCCTCCTGCACGATACGAAAAACAGCCGTCGCACGGTCGTCGCTCAACGTAGGTTCACGGCCTTCGAGCCGGAACGTGCAAACCGTTGCATTGTGCCGTGTGAAGTCCTGAACGAGCCATTCGAGCGCGGAAAGGAGTCCGAAGTTCAGCGCGGCAGGCCGCAAGTGACTCGCGACGTTGCGCACGATGTCGATGGTGCGTTCGGCCAGACTTCCGATGTCGCCCACCTTTTGTTTCCACTCGGCGCCGTGAGTCAGCGCGAGCTTGAGCAAAGAAACGTTGATCTTGATTGCGGTGAGCAATTGGCCCAGTTCGTCGTGGATGGTCATGGCGATCTGGCGCCGCTCTTCCTCGCGGATCGATTCCTGATGGGACGAAAGCTGCCGCAACTGCTCGCGTGAATGCCGAAGCAACTGCTCGGTACGCGTGCGTTCGCGCACTTCCTCCTCGAGCTGATCGCGATGGCGCGTGAGTATCTCCATCGCCTGCTTGCGGCCGGAGATGTCGGTCAACTGCCCTTCGAGGCATTGTGGTCCCGTGCCGTCGTAGCGTATGCCGCGGGCGTTGAGCTGGCACCACACCGCGGTGCCGTCGGCGCGAGTCAGCTCGATTTCCAGCCCTGCGATCTTGCCGGCCAGGTGCAGCATGGCGAACAGTTGCGCCGTATTCTCGCCCGAGTATGGCGGTGGCGCGTGAACGGCGCACGCGTTATCGCCGAGCGCAGCCATCATGCTCTGAACGTCACGATAGCCGAGCAGTTGAGCCATCGCGGGATTGGCGTCGCGCAGCTTGCCATTGCGATCGAGTACGAAGAATCCTTCGAGTGAATTCTCGATGATGCTGCGGTATTTACGCTCGCTCTCCCTGAGCGATGCGGTCGAATCGCTCAATCGTTCGGCCATTACGTTCACGCGTGCCGCCAGCCGTCCGAGTTCGACACTGGATTCGATCGCGCACCGGCTGTCCAGATCGCCGGATGCGATGCGGTCGACCATTTCCTCCAGGCGTCGTATGGGTTCGCGCACCAGGTGTTTGATAAGCAGAAAGGTCGTGACATACACCACAGCGAGCACGAGCACCAGTGTTCCCAGCACCGCCGCGCGCGCGGCTTCGAAACCGCGGTCGGCAGCGGCCCTCGTCAATACCACTCGGACCTCGCCGATCTTTTCGGGCGGTGCGTTGCCGGGTGGGGTGAATGCTATCGGCCGCACGCGCACCACGCGCGCCTGCGGGTCAGGCATCGGCGCATTGCTCGCGTCGGCGAGCACGCCATAATTGGTCGCGGTAACGGTGAAGCTCACCACCTCCGGATTCGGTTTGAGCACGTTCAGTTGCCGTGCAATCGCCTCGCGATCGACATTCCATAGCGGCTGCGCAAGCGATTGACTCAGCAGATCGGCAATGCGGTTCGCGCGTTCATCGAGTTCCGCGATCCGGCGCTCGCGCGCATGTTCCAGCAGGAAGAAAGCCGACGTTCCCGCCACCAGCGTACAGAGCACGAGCAGCGAGAGCACGAGCCGTGCATGCAGGCTGCGTGGAAAGCGCACTCGGGAAACGGTCTGCGAAGGGGCTCGCAACGGGGTTTGCAGCATCACGCGGCCTTTGAAGCGGCATTGAGCAGGGCGTCGAGATCGAACGCGTAGGCGCCTGCGCGCCGGCTTTGGATGCGTGAAAAGCCGCTGAAGTCGAGGGGCGTGCTGCCTTGAAATGCAATCTCCGCGTAACGCCCCGCGTCGCTGCCGTCGAGCACTTTCAGATAGTCGAGCCGCTGACGCGGGCCGCCGACTTGCGCAAAGTCCGCGCCGTAATGGTAGTCGTGAATGAGGACCATCGCGCACGCGCCGATGAACTGGTCGCCTGCGACGATCGCGGCCAGCTCGCCGCGAACGACCGAAGCGACGGCTTCACGCAGCGCGCCAACGCCGCCAACGATGGTCGACAGATGCCGTTCCTGCACCGCGCTCAATGCGCCAAGCGTCATCGTGTCGTTAGCAGCCCATAGGATATTGGCATCCGGATAGCGCGAGAGCAGCACGCGTGCTTTGTCGCGCCCATCGGAAAAACTCCAGTCGCCATAAACAAGCTGATCGATACGGTCCTGCGACCGGCGCGCCAACGCGGCCTGCACGCCCGCGGCGCGCTGCGCCGACACAGGCGTGGCAGGGTCGCCCGTAATGCCGATCACGCGCGCCGGCCCGCTGCCGTTCAAGCGGCGCAGGTAGTCCATGAGCCGATAGCTTCCGCGCTCGGCATCGGCGGTGACGGTGCCGATCCAGTTCGCGATCCGGCCGCGCTCGTTACCCGTTTGCGCGCGCTGGGTCTCGGTCAGATCATTGTGGATCAACAGAACCCTGGCTGATGAGCGCACGAGCGTTTGGAGCATCTGGGGCGCCGCCATCTTCTCGTTGACGATCACCACATAGTCGGGCGCGGCCGAACGCGCGGCTACGGACTCGGCCTGGCGAAGCATCAGCAGATGATCGCGCTCCGCGTAAAGCACTTCTAGCTGCATGCCGAAACGTCTTGCAGTCGCGGCCATGAAGCGCGACACGAGCTGCCAGTGCTGACCCGTATCGTGTTCCACGCTTTCGCCAGGATTCAGAAATACGACGCTTGCCGGCGGGCGGCTGACCGGCAACGCCATGGCCGCCCGCATGGTCACGAGGCTCGCGCCTATGCCGACGCATTGCGCGATCATCTGTCTTCTGTTCATACGAAATCAGCGTATGCCATGCGGGGCATTGTGTGGAACCGAAGGGGCAGTCGCGCGCAGCATAACGCGACGTAATCGCGTCGACAATCCGCTTTACTGCGGGCGAGGATGGTCATTCAAGGCAGATATTCAAGGGTGCGACTAGCGATCGAAGCCCGATATTCAGGATTTCCTGACACGAAATTCAGGATTCCCTTTTACCGTTTGCAGTCGAAGACGACTGCACGCGATCATTGGCGGGATCATCATGACGTCAGCATATTTTTGAAGCGGCAGAGGCGACGCGCGATGATTTTCGAGTGGGACGACGGTCTGGCGTGCGTTCAGGACGTGGACACGATCTGCATGCGCCTGTTCGATGCATGGTGCGAATCCCGCAATCTCACGCCATTGGCGTATTTGATGCACTGCTGGCCGCTATCGGACAACCGTGCGGGCACGATACGGCGTTTGCAGGAAAGCATGAAGGACCTGCGTCACAACCATGCGGACAAACTCGATCTGTATGCGTTGTCCGCGCTTGGCGAACTCGCGCGCAGTCTCGATGAACTGATCGATCGTGCGGAAACTTCCGCGCGGCAGTCGTTCGCCACGTAGCGTACGGAGGGCTAACGGGACGCGGGAATCCGTATTACCTGCATACGTGATAACGAGTTGCCGGAGGGCCATGGCTTTGGCAACGATGTCAAAACAAAGGAACCAGGGCCGGAGCAACCGTGGGCATGATGACTGACTCGCAGGCCACGACAACGAGCGTCTGCACGATTCTGGTCGCAGGCGGTACGCCGAACGAGACCCGTTTGATCGCCGATCATCTCGTATGGGAGGGCTATCGGGTGCTCCCCGCAAACAACGGCCTCGAAGTGCTGGAGCGCTCGTACGTCTCTCAGCCCGAACTGATTCTGCTCGACGCAGAAGCCGCCAGTGTGGGCGCCCTCGCAACCTGCCGGAGCCTGAAGGCAGACGAGCGCACGCGCGACATACCGGTGGTGCTCATGATGCCGGCTGGCAATCATCGAGACCTGGCCGATGGGTTCAGGGCCGGCGCAGCCGACCATCTATGCAAGCCCGTGCACGTCGAAGCCCTGATGGCCAGAGTCCGGACCCATACTGCGTTACGCTCGGCCCAACAGCGCATCGTCATGCAGCAGCGCCGCCTGCAAGCGTGCGAAGCGCGCTTTCGGGCCATCGTCGAATCAGGCCCGGTGGCGATGGGCATCACCTCGATGCCCGACGGCCATCTGCTTTATTCCAATGCGCGGTTTCGCGAGCTGTTTCGCATCGATGAAGCGGCGTGCGCGAACGTCAGTATTGTCGACTTCTACGTCGATCCGATGGAGCGCGAGCGACTGGTGCGTTGTCTCGCCGCGCAAGGCAGCTTCGGCGACGCGGAGGTGAGACTGCGCCGTCCGGACGGGACGCAGTTCTGGGCCATGGCCACAGCACGGTTGTCGAACTACGACGGCGCGCCCGCCATTTACGTAGGCCTGCATGACATTTCGGGCCGCAAGTGCGTGGAGGACGAACTCGTGCGCTCGCGCGAGCAGCAGCGTGCACTGTCGGCCTATCTGGAGGGTATGCGCGAAGACGAGCGCAAGCGCAGCGCGCTGGAGATACAGGACGAACTGGGCCAGTTGCTGACCGCGCTGAAGATGGATGTCTCGCTGCTGAGGATGCGGCTCACCGACGATCCCGAGGCGACAGGCAGAGCCGACGACATGCGCGAACTGGTCGAAGGCACGATATGGATGGTCCGCAATGTGGCAAGCCACCTGCGGCCCGCGGCGCTCAACTTCGGCCTCGTTTCGGCACTCGAATGGCTGACCAGTCAATGGAGCCGGCACAACGCCATCCCGTGCGAACTGCACATTTCAAGCGGCGAGCCCACCTTGCGGGACATGCAGGCCACCGCGCTCTTTCGCATCGTCGAGGCTGCATTGACGAATGTCGCGCGCCACGCTGCGGCGCAGCGCGTCGCGGTCACGCTCATCACAGGGCCCGGCTCGCTCGACTTGCGCGTTC is from Paraburkholderia flagellata and encodes:
- a CDS encoding ABC transporter substrate-binding protein; its protein translation is MNRRQMIAQCVGIGASLVTMRAAMALPVSRPPASVVFLNPGESVEHDTGQHWQLVSRFMAATARRFGMQLEVLYAERDHLLMLRQAESVAARSAAPDYVVIVNEKMAAPQMLQTLVRSSARVLLIHNDLTETQRAQTGNERGRIANWIGTVTADAERGSYRLMDYLRRLNGSGPARVIGITGDPATPVSAQRAAGVQAALARRSQDRIDQLVYGDWSFSDGRDKARVLLSRYPDANILWAANDTMTLGALSAVQERHLSTIVGGVGALREAVASVVRGELAAIVAGDQFIGACAMVLIHDYHYGADFAQVGGPRQRLDYLKVLDGSDAGRYAEIAFQGSTPLDFSGFSRIQSRRAGAYAFDLDALLNAASKAA
- a CDS encoding histidine kinase: MMTDSQATTTSVCTILVAGGTPNETRLIADHLVWEGYRVLPANNGLEVLERSYVSQPELILLDAEAASVGALATCRSLKADERTRDIPVVLMMPAGNHRDLADGFRAGAADHLCKPVHVEALMARVRTHTALRSAQQRIVMQQRRLQACEARFRAIVESGPVAMGITSMPDGHLLYSNARFRELFRIDEAACANVSIVDFYVDPMERERLVRCLAAQGSFGDAEVRLRRPDGTQFWAMATARLSNYDGAPAIYVGLHDISGRKCVEDELVRSREQQRALSAYLEGMREDERKRSALEIQDELGQLLTALKMDVSLLRMRLTDDPEATGRADDMRELVEGTIWMVRNVASHLRPAALNFGLVSALEWLTSQWSRHNAIPCELHISSGEPTLRDMQATALFRIVEAALTNVARHAAAQRVAVTLITGPGSLDLRVRDDGCGFDVAAAHAKYAYGLLGMAERARLIGGTLRIDSQPCKDPTIGITSGTTISIHVPLEDIP
- a CDS encoding PAS domain S-box protein, producing MRAPSQTVSRVRFPRSLHARLVLSLLVLCTLVAGTSAFFLLEHARERRIAELDERANRIADLLSQSLAQPLWNVDREAIARQLNVLKPNPEVVSFTVTATNYGVLADASNAPMPDPQARVVRVRPIAFTPPGNAPPEKIGEVRVVLTRAAADRGFEAARAAVLGTLVLVLAVVYVTTFLLIKHLVREPIRRLEEMVDRIASGDLDSRCAIESSVELGRLAARVNVMAERLSDSTASLRESERKYRSIIENSLEGFFVLDRNGKLRDANPAMAQLLGYRDVQSMMAALGDNACAVHAPPPYSGENTAQLFAMLHLAGKIAGLEIELTRADGTAVWCQLNARGIRYDGTGPQCLEGQLTDISGRKQAMEILTRHRDQLEEEVRERTRTEQLLRHSREQLRQLSSHQESIREEERRQIAMTIHDELGQLLTAIKINVSLLKLALTHGAEWKQKVGDIGSLAERTIDIVRNVASHLRPAALNFGLLSALEWLVQDFTRHNATVCTFRLEGREPTLSDDRATAVFRIVQEALTNVSRHAQASHAQVVLRRIHDHFELEVHDDGSGFDVAKAIRGNSYGLQGMRERARMIGAQFRIESRDGPGSIVRIVFSETPEIVSRDLPADNELR